A single window of Sparus aurata chromosome 22, fSpaAur1.1, whole genome shotgun sequence DNA harbors:
- the dcph1 gene encoding damage-control phosphatase ARMT1: MMAADQTVDGVPPSLSAKVVGSFAYLTIRDRLPTILTKVIDTIHRNKNKFFEEYGKEGIEAEKQTIALLSKLRNELQTDKPVLELTDGLQDREPWNQYLQRHQRPQGDQESVSWFKSPWLYVECYMYRRIQEALWLNPPMSDFDVFNEGKTQSFFESQQAVMALCTYLEGVNKNMEELSKNQLLEHFNKLLKVSLWGNKCDLSISAGQDNSQKNSPIESLTSLQPFILVDDSNMVWSTLISAQRQGQSAKATAGRVDIVLDNAGFELVTDLVFAEFLVNSGLAREVHFHGKSFPWFVSDVTANDFQWTIRQTMAANHKWMSKSGYQWQSYVKEGVWAYHDHPFWTQPHEFCDMAADAPDLYATLQGADLVLFKGDLNYRKLTGDREWDHTVGFDTALQGFGPAPLCSLRTLKANVQVGLQTGQGEKLASQDPDWMTSGKYAVIQSYSPKSKQ; the protein is encoded by the exons ATGATGGCGGCGGATCAGACAGTGGACGGAGTCCCTCCTTCACTTTCAGCCAAAGTGGTTGG GTCATTTGCTTATCTGACTATCAGAGACAGATTGCCGACCATCCTGACTAAAGTCATAGATACGATACATCgcaacaaaaacaagttttttgAAGAATATGGAAAG GAGGGCATCGAGGCAGAGAAGCAAACAATAGCTCTGCTGTCCAAGCTGAGGAATGAGCTGCAAACTGATAAGCCAGTGCTAGAACTGACAGACGGCCTGCAGGACAGAGAGCCCTGGAACCAGTACctgcagagacatcagagacCGCAGGGGGACCAGGAGTCTGTCAGCTGGTTCAAGTCTCCATGGCTCTACGTGGAGTGCTACATGTACCGCAGGATACAGGAAGCCCTCTGGCTCAA CCCTCCCATGAGTGACTTTGACGTCTTCAACGAGGGGAAGACTCAAAGCTTTTTTGAGTCTCAGCAGGCCGTGATGGCCTTATGTACGTACTTGGAGGGTGTCAATAAGAACATGGAGGAACTCTCCAAGAATCAGCTGTTGGAGCATTTTAACAAACTGCTAAAG GTTTCTCTTTGGGGAAACAAGTGCGATCTGTCAATCTCTGCCGGCCAAGACAATTCACAGAAGAACAGTCCGATAGAGTCCCTCACCAGCCTGCAGCCTTTCATCTTGGTGGATGACTCGAATATGGTATGGTCAACTCTTATTTCCGCCCAGAGGCAAGGACAGTCAGCGAAAGCCACTGCAGGCAGAGTGGACATTGTTCTAGACAATGCTGGCTTTGAGTTAGTCACTGACttggtgtttgcagagttccTGGTTAACTCAGGCCTTGCCCGTGAGGTCCATTTTCACGGCAAAAGCTTCCCCTGGTTTGTCTCTGATGTCACAGCTAACGATTTTCAGTGGACCATTAGGCAGACCATGGCAGCCAATCACAAGTGGATGTCCAAGAGTGGTTATCAGTGGCAGAGCTACGTGAAGGAGGGTGTGTGGGCCTATCATGACCATCCATTCTGGACACAGCCCCATGAGTTCTGTGACATGGCAGCTGATGCTCCTGACCTGTATGCAACTCTGCAGGGGGCAGATCTGGTGCTGTTTAAAGGTGATCTGAACTACAGAAAGCTGACGGGGGACAGGGAGTGGGATCACACAGTTGGCTTTGATACTGCGCTACAAGGTTTTGGGCCGGCGCCTCTGTGCAGCCTGAGGACTCTTAAGGCCAACGTTCAGGTTGGTCTGCAGACAGGCCAGGGGGAGAAACTCGCTTCCCAAGATCCAGACTGGATGACCAGTGGCAAGTACGCTGTCATTCAGTCCTACAGCCCAAAGTCAAAACAGTAA
- the zbtb2b gene encoding zinc finger and BTB domain-containing protein 2b: MELANHGLILLQQLNAQREFGFLCDCTVAIGDVFFKAHKAVLAAFSNYFRMLFIHQDSDCVRLKAADIQPDIFSYLLNLMYTGKLAPQLIDPARLEQGVRFLHAYPLLQEASQSVYSHPEHSINLSTSLYGIQISDQQVALSARLPTRRQLSSPFDMEQHSSEGKFPSTTSAAVSYADCLPSKLASSPLDGEASTSGTKPSAEEGGMDLINADGSSVNAILHVKPSIMKRSASFRKHYSCHLCSSRFTQRSLLREHLLQHTHALQQVSAEPSNALSPVMTAEQRMLEVEGFLKGSKAGSSASASTTAVEIISDSEQTPVSATNSDSPRAEVSTSSWGVGGLNSQADTPPPSDIADIDNLESADLDREVKRRKYECSTCGRKFIQKSHWREHMYIHTGKPFKCSACGKSFCRANQAARHVCLNQGADSYTMVDRQSMELCAAGDDSSQMEAMFLGSSKPYKCNICATTFSSPNEVIKHLCFTQGGLVGLQGNTGAGMVIQREEFSKDEGSDLSNSGTPLEPIKTEEILVE; the protein is encoded by the exons ATGGAGTTGGCCAACCATGGTCTtatcctgctgcagcagcttaACGCTCAGAGGGAGTTTGGCTTCCTGTGCGACTGCACTGTGGCTATCGGAGATGTCTTCTTCAAAGCCCACAAAGCTGTCCTCGCCGCCTTCTCCAACTACTTCAGAATGCTCTTCATTCACCAGGACAG TGACTGCGTGCGCCTGAAGGCTGCAGACATCCAACCAGATATCTTCAGCTACCTCCTCAATCTGATGTACACTGGCAAGCTTGCACCCCAGTTGATAGACCCTGCACGGCTGGAGCAGGGAGTCAGATTCCTGCATGCCTATCCACTCTTGCAGGAGGCCAGCCAGTCTGTGTATTCACACCCTGAGCACAGCATCAACCTGTCCACCTCCCTCTACGGCATCCAGATCTCTGACCAACAGGTAGCGCTGTCAGCCAGGCTGCCCACTCGACGGCAGCTCTCCTCGCCGTTTGACATGGAGCAGCACAGCTCAGAGGGGAAGTTTCCATCCACGACGTCTGCTGCAGTCTCTTATGCAGATTGCTTACCGTCCAAGCTAGCTTCCTCACCCCTCGACGGGGAGGCCTCAACCAGCGGCACCAAGCCCTCAGCTGAGGAGGGGGGAATGGACTTGATAAATGCAGATGGTTCCTCAGTCAATGCCATCCTCCATGTAAAGCCAAGCATCATGAAGAGGAGCGCTTCCTTTAGGAAGCATTACTCCTGTCATCTGTGCAGCAGCCGATTCACCCAGAGGAGCCTGCTCAGAGAGCATCTCCTCCAGCACACCCATGCTCTGCAGCAGGTGTCAGCTGAGCCCAGCAATGCACTCTCACCTGTCATGACTGCAGAGCAAAGAATGCTTGAGGTAGAGGGGTTCCTTAAGGGAAGCAAGGCGGGGTCAAGTGCCTCAGCTTCCACTACAGCAGTGGAGATAATAAGCGACAGCGAGCAGACTCCTGTTTCCGCCACCAACTCGGACTCTCCTCGAGCAGAGGTCTCCACGTCCAGCTGGGGGGTTGGAGGATTAAATTCTCAGGCAGACACACCGCCTCCATCAGACATCGCGGACATCGACAACCTGGAGAGTGCCGACTTGGACAGGGAGGTGAAGCGGCGGAAGTACGAGTGCTCTACCTGCGGGAGAAAGTTTATTCAGAAGAGTCACTGGCGTGAGCACATGTACATCCACACGGGCAAGCCCTTCAAATGCAGCGCTTGTGGCAAGAGCTTCTGCCGGGCCAACCAGGCAGCCCGGCACGTGTGCCTGAACCAAGGGGCCGACTCCTACACCATGGTGGACCGGCAGAGCATGGAGCTGTGCGCAGCAGGCGACGACAGCAGCCAGATGGAGGCGATGTTCTTGGGCTCATCAAAACCTTACAAGTGTAACATTTGTGCGACCACCTTCTCCAGTCCAAACGAGGTGATCAAACACTTGTGCTTCACCCAAGGAGGATTGGTGGGGCTGCAGGGAAACACGGGCGCAGGGATGGTTATCCAGCGTGAAGAGTTTTCCAAAGATGAGGGCTCCGATTTGTCCAACTCTGGCACCCCACTGGAACCCATAAAGACTGAGGAGATCCTCGTAGAGTAG